The Mycteria americana isolate JAX WOST 10 ecotype Jacksonville Zoo and Gardens chromosome 18, USCA_MyAme_1.0, whole genome shotgun sequence genome window below encodes:
- the DHRS3 gene encoding short-chain dehydrogenase/reductase 3 isoform X3 — translation MIILWGRTEKCLKETTEEIRMMGTECHYFICDVGNREEVYRQAKAVREKVGDITILVNNAAVVHGKSLMDSDDDALLKSQHINTLGQFWTTKAFLPRMLELQNGHIVCLNSVLALSAIPGAIDYCTSKASSFAFMESLTLGLLDCPGVNATTVLPFHTSTEMFQGMRIRFPNLFPPLKPETVARRTVEAVQMNQAFLLLPWTMHVLVILKSILPQAALEEIHKFSGSYTCMNTFKGRT, via the exons ATCATCCTGTGGGGTCGAACTGAGAAATGCCTGAAGGAGACCACAGAGGAAATCAGGATGATGGGGACAGAATGCCATTATTTCATTTGTGATGTTGGAAATCGAGAGGAGGTCTATCGGCAAGCCAAAGCTGTGCGGGAAAAG GTGGGTGATATCACTATCTTGGTGAACAATGCTGCTGTGGTCCATGGTAAGAGCCTGATGGACAGCGATGATGATGCACTGCTCAAATCACAACATATAAACACCCTGGGACAGTTCTGG ACCACCAAAGCATTCCTGCCAAGGATGCTGGAGTTGCAGAATGGACACATTGTTTGCCTGAACTCTGTCTTGGCCTTGTCAGCCATCCCTGGTGCCATTGACTACTGCACCTCCAAAGCCTCGTCCTTTGCCTTTATGGAGAGCCTGACCTTGGGGCTGCTAGACTGTCCTGGAGTGAATGCCACAACAGTCCTGCCCTTCCACACGAGCACAGAGATGTTTCAGGGCATGAGAATCAG GTTCCCTaatctttttcctcctctcaagCCAGAGACAGTGGCTAGGAGGACAGTAGAAGCCGTTCAGATGAATcaagccttcctcctccttccatgGACAATGCATGTTCTTGTCATCctaaaaag catTCTCCCTCAGGCAGCACTTGAAGAAATCCACAAGTTTTCTGGGAGCTACACCTGCATGAACACTTTCAAAGGACGAACATAG
- the DHRS3 gene encoding short-chain dehydrogenase/reductase 3 isoform X2 → MMGTECHYFICDVGNREEVYRQAKAVREKVGDITILVNNAAVVHGKSLMDSDDDALLKSQHINTLGQFWTTKAFLPRMLELQNGHIVCLNSVLALSAIPGAIDYCTSKASSFAFMESLTLGLLDCPGVNATTVLPFHTSTEMFQGMRIRFPNLFPPLKPETVARRTVEAVQMNQAFLLLPWTMHVLVILKSILPQAALEEIHKFSGSYTCMNTFKGRT, encoded by the exons ATGATGGGGACAGAATGCCATTATTTCATTTGTGATGTTGGAAATCGAGAGGAGGTCTATCGGCAAGCCAAAGCTGTGCGGGAAAAG GTGGGTGATATCACTATCTTGGTGAACAATGCTGCTGTGGTCCATGGTAAGAGCCTGATGGACAGCGATGATGATGCACTGCTCAAATCACAACATATAAACACCCTGGGACAGTTCTGG ACCACCAAAGCATTCCTGCCAAGGATGCTGGAGTTGCAGAATGGACACATTGTTTGCCTGAACTCTGTCTTGGCCTTGTCAGCCATCCCTGGTGCCATTGACTACTGCACCTCCAAAGCCTCGTCCTTTGCCTTTATGGAGAGCCTGACCTTGGGGCTGCTAGACTGTCCTGGAGTGAATGCCACAACAGTCCTGCCCTTCCACACGAGCACAGAGATGTTTCAGGGCATGAGAATCAG GTTCCCTaatctttttcctcctctcaagCCAGAGACAGTGGCTAGGAGGACAGTAGAAGCCGTTCAGATGAATcaagccttcctcctccttccatgGACAATGCATGTTCTTGTCATCctaaaaag catTCTCCCTCAGGCAGCACTTGAAGAAATCCACAAGTTTTCTGGGAGCTACACCTGCATGAACACTTTCAAAGGACGAACATAG